Within the Solibacillus silvestris genome, the region GATTATGCATGTAAACGATACACATTCTCGTGTAGAGGCGCTTCCAAAATTAATGACGGCTGTCAATGAACAACGTGCGAAAACACCAGATGCGCTATTATTGCATGCAGGTGACGTTTTCAGCGGAACTTTATACTTCAACGAATTTGAAGGACAAGCAGATCTTCCATTTTTAAATGCATTGAAATTTGATGCGATCACATTAGGAAACCATGAATTTGACTTAGGTTCTTCACCAGAAGGACATAAAGCACTGGCAGAATTCATTAAAGCTGCACAATTCCCGGTTCTAACAGCGAATGTTGACTTTACAAAAGACAGCCTGTTTACAGGTATGTTCTCTGATTTAGTATCAAGCGAGCCTGAAAACGGCAAAATTTATGCAGGTATGATTAAAGAAGTAAACGGTGAGAAAGTCGGGATCTTCGGTTTAACAACAGCTGAAACAAAAGACATCGCTTCTCCAGGCAGTGTCGCATTTGAAAATTATATTGACGAAGCGAAAAAAGCGGTAAAAGCGTTTGAAGATAAAGGTGTCGATAAAATTATTGCATTGACTCATATTGGATTTGACGATAACCCTGCATATGATAATGATCAAATTCTAGCAAAATCAGTCCCTGGAATTGATATTATTGTAGGCGGTCACTCGCATACAGAGCTTAAAGAGCCATTCGTAGTGGATACGAACACAGTCGGCGAGAAAAAAGACGTAACGTTAATCGTACAAGCGAAAGAGTATGCTGGTTTCCTAGGAACATTGAATGTAGAATTTGACGAAAATGGTGTCGTTGTTAAACATGACGGTCAATTAGTTGAGATTGGTAAACTGGCTGATGATGCAGAAGGTTTAAAAATGCTTGCACCATTTAAAGAAAAAGTGGATGCTGTCTCTAAAGCAGAAATCGGGGTTAAGTTGACAGAAGATTTAGTGAGTCCTCGTAAATCCGATACAAGTGCAGTAAGTGTGCGTAACAGCGAAACAGTATTAGGAAACATCATTACAGACGGCATGCTGGCAAAAGCGAAACAGTATACGGATAAAAAAGTAGTGATGGCATTACAAAATGGCGGTGGTATTCGTGCTGCGATTCCGGCAGGGAATATTACGACTGGGCAGGTTATTACAGTATTGCCGTTTGGTAATACACTGGCATTAATGGATGTTACAGGTGCTGAATTAAAAGCTGCATTTGAACACTCTGTAAAAAGTGCTCCAGAGGAAAATGGCGGATTCCTGCATATCTCAGGTGCTAAACTAGAATACGATTCTTCTAAAGAAGCGGGCTCTCGTGTCGTTTCATTGAAATACTATGATGAAGCAACAAAAGCATACGTAGATGTAGCGGATAACGAAACGTACACAGTAGCAACAAATGCCTTCACAGCTAAAGGCGGAGACGGCTTCAGCTCGTTTGAAAAAGCATATGGCCAAGGCCGTGTAACAGACTTAGGTTTATCAGATTGGGAAAACTTAAAAGAACAATTACTATCAATGAAAGAAATTAAGTTTACTACTGAAGGCCGCATTGTTGATACAGCTGCACCACAAGAAAAATAATTTCATAATTAAACCACTAATTTGGGCAACCAATTAGTGGTATTTTTTTTTTATTTTTTTTGCAAAAAACATTATGGAAACTGAACTATAATCTTAATTATCGATAATAATTTAAGTTAGAATATTCAGATAAATAAAGAGAGTCCTAAAATAGAAAATTATTTAGCGATTATTTTGTCCTATTTTTTGAATATTAATATGAACAAAATTCACGTACTAACAAGAAAATATTTACATTTTCTAGTAGAAATATGTAAAAACTTAGAATATATTATTGTATATACGCAATGAGTCTTTATTCATTCGTATAGGATTATTTTCATAAAAAGGGGGGTTTTTATGGGGTCGTTTCAGTTGTTTGGGAAGGAATTGCAGTCACTGAAAAATCGCAAAGGTTTACTCATTGCATTGATCGGTGTCATGCTCATTCCGATTGTTTATGTAGCAGTTCTTCTGTCTGCTACATGGGGGCCGTACGACAATCTGGATAACTTACCGGTTGCATTCGTCAATAAGGATGCCGGAGGGGTTTCAGGTGGTCAAGCGATCAATGTCGGCAATGATTTAATGGAAACATTGAAAGAAAGTAACTCATTGGGCTGGCATTTTGTGACGGAAGAAGTAGCGATGGAAGGGCTGGATAAGCAGGAATTTTACTTAGTGGTAGAAGTACCGGAAGACTTTTCCCAAAAGGTGACCACTGTTCTTGATGCAAATCCGCAAGTACCGGAATTGCGTTACATTCAAAATGAAGGATTAAACTTCATGGGTGCGCAAGTTACGAACAGTGCTGTAGAAAAACTTCGCGAACAATTAGGGGACAAAATTACAGCGACCTATGCCAGAACGGTATTCTCCAGATTTACGGATATCGAAACAGGATTTGCTAGTGGAGCGGATGGTTCGAAGCAAATTGCAGATGGTACAGAGCAGCTGGCGGACGGGACGAATACATTGTTAACATCGTTGACGGAAAAATCGGCAGACATTAACAAACTTGCTGCTGGTGCAAAAACGGCTGATGCGGGGGCAGGTCAGCTTCTTTCCGCAATCAATGGTGGAACAGGCAATATTAATAAACTAGCGTCCGGATCACGTCAAGTGGCATCTGGTGCGACACAGTTAAAGGGCGGCTCACAGCAAGTGTTAGCGGGTCTTAATTCATTAAAAGGCGGTTCAACGGAAATTTATACAGGTTTACAGAAATTGCAGCCTGGTTCTGAAAATCTTCTGAATGGATTGCAGCAGCTTTCAGTAGGAGCAAATCGGCTTTATGCTAGCATCGCTCTAGGGGACGGCACGCAGGGGAATCCAGGGTTGGCAAAAGGCTTAAACCAGCTGGCGACCGTATTGCAGTCAAAACAGGCGGATATCGAACAAATGGCACAAGGTGCAGCATTACTGCAAACATTGGCGCAAGCACCTGGCATGGAAGCATACCGTGAAAATTTACTTGCTTTAAGTGCAGGTTTAGGAGAGCTTGGTACCGTTTATCCGGTTGCCGTTCAAAGTGCCAATGCATTAAGCAATGGTGCCAACCAGATGGCACAATCAATGCCTGCATTGACAGCCGGAATTGAAAACGCAATTGCCGGTCAGAAAACGATTGTATCCGGTATTAGTTCATTAACAGCTGGACAAGGGAAGGCAGTAAAAGGAATCGATGCGCTCGTTGCAGGACAGACAGCGGTCGTTTCAGGTGCATCTACTTTAGCGGGTGGTGCTTCCCAAGTAGCAAATGGTAACGCATCGCTAACAAGTTCATGGAATAAATTAGGCGCAGGTGTTTCAAGCCTGAAAAGCGGGTTGACACAAATCAGCACGGGTAATGAAACCGTTGCAGTCGGCTGGCAAACGATGACAGAAGGTGTTACTTCATTAAATGATGGTGTCAATCGTCTTCAGGCAGGTTCATCGGAATTGGCGACTGGTTTGGAGGGTGGTCGTGAGCAAGTGGCGGCATTACGAATTACCGATGAAAATATTGCGATGTTCTCTTCGCCGGTCAAGTTGGCAGGGGAGAAGGTTAATGCTTATGAATATTACCGCGATTCAACAGCTCCGTATATTTTATCGTTGGCATTATTCGTAGGTATGCTTGTGTTGTCCATGTTTGTGGACTTTAAAAAGCCGGCTGTATTGCCAAAGTCTGCTGTAAGCTGGTTTGTCAGTAAATGGCTGCAATTAGCACTGTTTGCTACAATTCAGGCGGTATTGGTTACAGGATTTACATTAGTCGTATTACAGCTATCGGTAGATCATGTAGTACAGTTTATTTTATTCGGGATTTTTGTCAGCATTGTGTTCATGTCAATTATTTTCTTCCTTGTATCGGTTGCAGGCAATATCGGAAGATTTATCGCACTTGTACTTGCAGTTGCACAATTATCGATTACAGGTTCGAATTTGCCGATTCCAATGCTGCCTGACAATTTACAGGCTGTAAGTGCATATTTACCGTTTACGTATTCAATCTCAGGGTTCAAATCGGTTATTTCATTGGGTGATCTATCAATGTTATCATCGAATGCTTTAGTCCTTGTCATTTATTTAGTCGCTGCTTCTGTATTGGCACTGATTGCGTTTATCGTAAGCTACAAATCACTTACGACGAAGTATACGCCGGAAGTACAGCCGACTGTATAAAATAAGACCCGTCTTCTCTCAGATCTGAGAGGAGACGGGTCTTACAGTTTTTTTATTAAAACTCTACGTGAGCAATCATGCCTTCTTCATCATCAATAGCAAGTGAAATACGGGCTGACATTGAATCACGGCCAAGCTGCTCATCAATATACAGACGAAGTGCCATAATGAAATTTACAGAGTTGTAAACGTCTAGTTGTCCATTGTAGAAAGCTTCCGCTGAATAACCCGCAACATCATCATACATTAACTCCACTTCTACATCTTCTGGTGCTGTGTTTTTGAATTTTGCATGGAATAGACAAACGGCATTAATTAAATCTTGTTCAAGTAATGTTAGTTTTTCCACGTATCAGTAACCTCTTTATCTTTTTTGCGTTTGATCAACTGGTAAATCTTCACTAGGAAGAAGACAATTGCCGCAATTGCTGCTACGTTGATTAACAGACCTAAAATGTTACCTAACATACCCATGCCGGCAAACATGCTACCGAATAATAAACCGGCTAAACCACCAAGCATTAAGCCTTTCATTAAACCGCCTTTGTTTGATGAAGCTGTATTTGAATCATTCTTTTTCTTTGTATTGTTATTTTGTTTTGTTGTTGTCGGGTTTGTTGCATCGTTGTTGTTTTTCTGAATATTAGAATTGTTATTGTTGCTGTTGAAGCCTTTTTTCCCAGATTTGTAACCTTTTGCTTCAACTGACTGTGCATCATTAGCAAATAAAATCGTAGTCCCTACACTTGAAAAGACAAGTGTGAATGCTAATAAAATCGCTGATAACTTTTTCATGTTTTTCCCCCAATTAGTCTATTTTTTACTTTATCAGTATATCAAAAATTCACCTAAATAGAAAATGAAAACACTTTTATGTAAATAATACAAGCATCGCGCGAAAGATAACATTTCTTGTGAAAATAACGAAAAATATTGTATTCATAAAAATGAAACTGTATGATGAAATATAATTTAGACGAAAATTCTGAATTTACATCATGATGTAAATGAGCAATCGTCGAATAATTAAGTTGGGGGAATGAATAATGAGTAAAATTCGCATTGGTATTGTAGGTTACGGGAATTTAGGCCGTGGAGTAGAAGCAGCAATCAATCAAAATGCTGACATGGAATTGGTAGCTGTTTTTACACGTCGTGATCCTGCTACAGTTTCAATCCAATCATCGAACGTACCGGTTTATTTAGTGGAGGATGCACCGAATTACAAAGAACAAATTGATGTTATGATTTTATGTGGTGGTTCGGCAAAGGATTTACCGGAGCAAGTTCCTCATTTTGCGCAATGGTTCAACACGATTGACAGCTATGATACGCATGCAAAAATTCCGGAGTTTTTTGATGCAGTCGAAGCGGTGGCACAAAAAAGTGACACAGTTTCAATCATTTCGGTTGGCTGGGACCCGGGTCTGTTTTCGTTGAATCGTCTATTAGGTGAAACAGTACTGCCTGAAGGAAATACATATACTTTCTGGGGAGACGGCTTAAGCCAAGGTCACTCAGATGCAGTGCGTCGTATTGAAGGCGTAAAAAATGCAGTGCAATATACATTGCCGATTAAAGAAGCGGTTAACCGTGTGCGCAACGGTGAAAATCCGGAGCTGACAACACGTGAAAAACATGCCCGTGAATGCTTTGTTGTATTGGAAGAAGGTGCAGATGCAGCAACGATCGAAAAAGAAATTAAAGAAATGCCAAATTATTTTGCGGATTATGATACGACTGTGAACTTTATTACGGAAGCTGAATTTAAAGAAAATCACCAAGGTATGCCACATGGCGGATTTGTTATCCGTTCTGGTCAATCCGGCGAATCAGACAAACAAATTATGGAGTTTTCATTAACGCTTGAATCGAATCCGATGTTTACATCAAGTGTTCTCGTTGCCTATGCCCGCGCTGCTTACAAATTGCACGCAAAGGGAGACAAAGGGGCAAAAACGGTGTTCGATATTCCATACGGTTTATTATCCCCAAAATCACCGGCAGATTTGCGCAAAGAGTTACTGTAATTTCCAAATGGAGCGTCGTCTAGTAAATCTAGGCGACGCTTTTTTATTTTTGCTAGACAAATCGTCGACAAAGTCTTTTCATTCAAGGTTTGGCAACGTAGAATAGAGAGGTTAAGTCTCTAAAATGACGGTTGTCCACTTAGAGCGAGTTAATTCCCTAATGAATCTGAGATTACAGCAGATTTAAATGGTAAACAGAAAGGATGTTTAATGTGCAGGATAAGCGTTTTAAAATCGCACATAAAGAAGCACTGATCGGTGTCGTGCTTGTCATCATCAACTTTGCAATCTGGTTCGGATTTGCGTATGGGCTTGGTTCTGGTGACCCGCTTGAGTATGACTATGTATTCGGATTTCCGGCATGGTTTTTCTATAGCTGTATCGCAGGAACCATTTTCATGATTATTGCCATCTGGCTTGCGATGAAGCTTTTCTTCAAAGATATTTCACTTGAAGAGGAGGACGATCAAAAATGATACATTGGTCTGTGATTATTCCATTACTCATATTTTTAATCATCATTTTTGGTATCGGGATTTGGGCAAATCGCCAAGTCCGTACATCTAATTCGTTTTTACAGGAATATTTTTTAGGCGGTCGCGAAATGGGCGGTTTCATCCTGGCGATGACGATGATGGCGACATATGGCAGTGCCTCAAGTTTTATCGGGGGACCAGGAGTTGCCTATAATACAGGTCTTGGATGGGTTCTGTTGGCAATGGCACAACTGCCTGCAGGTTATTTTGTTTTAATGGTGCTCGGCAAAAAATTTGCGATTGTGGCACGCCGAATTGAAGCGATTACATTAATCGACTTTTTAAAGAAACGCTATGACAGCCATACCATTGTTATTTTATCGGCAATCAGTATCATTATCTTCCTTTTTGCTTCCATGACAGCGCAATGGGTAGGTGGGGCACGTCTGATTGAATCGTTGACAGGGCTTTCTTATACAAGTGCATTGCTCATTTTTGCAGTAGCCGTATTGGCGTATGTAATTATCGGTGGTTTCCGGGCTGTTGCGTTAACGGATGCATTGCAAGGATCGATTATGATTGTAGGTACGGTCATCCTTCTTATTGCTACAGTCATTGCCGGTGGTGGTGTTGACACAATTATGCAAGGATTGGTTGCAGAAAATCCGAATTTAGTGACGCCATTTGGTGCGGAACAAAACCTGACACCATTGTATGTTTCAACATTTTGGATTTTAATTGGACTTGGTGTTATTGGTTTGCCACAAATCGCGGTTCGTGCGATGAGTTACAAAGATTCGAAAAGCCTACATAAAGCCATTTTAATCGGGACAATCGGAATCGGGACAATCATGTTTGGCATGCATTTAATCGGTGTATTTGCACGTCCGGTCATGCCGGGAATTGAAGTCGGCGATAAAGTCATGCCGCTGCTGACATTGGAAGTGCTGCCGCCGGTTCTGGCAGGAATCGTACTCGCAGCTCCAATGGCGGCCATTATGTCGACGGTTAATGCACTGCTGATACTAGTAAGTTCTACGGTTGTAAAAGATATTTATTTAAACTATATCAACCCGAAAGCAAGCGATGCACAAATTAAAAATCGCAGCTTCTGGGTGACAAGCATTATCGGGGGCGCGGTAGTTATTTTTGCCGTTAAACCGCCTGAGCTGTTAATCATGCTGAATTTGTTTGCGTTCGGCGGACTGGAATCGGCCTTTTTATGGAGTGTTGTTTTTGGCCTGTACTGGAAGAAAGCAAACAAATACGGGGCTATCAGTTCGATGATTGTCGGCCTGACATTATATATTGTCATCTACCGTTTTGCGGAAAATATTTATGGCATGCATTCCGTAACAATTCCGATCATAGCTTCTCTTATCACATTTGTAGCAGTAAGTATGATTGCACAAAAGGTGAAAAAAATAGAAGATTACCATTTCTAATAGCCAGAATCGTTTTGGCTCTGTATGATAGAAACCAGGACTATCAATTGATAGTTCTGGTTTATTTGACGTTAAACGCTTATTATTGTAAACTAGGTTACATAAAGTAACTTAATAAAAAATAAAGGTGATAAGATGAAAAAAATAATGGCTATTTTAGAAGATAAAATTCAGCTTGTACGTCGTGATGATCTGCAAAATATTGCAGTTGTCGGACCGGTAAAGCTACCTATAAAACAAGAAAATCTAGAAGCAACATTCCAGTGGTACTCATGGACAACTGTTGAAAAAAACCAGACGAAAGAACAGGTAGTAGACTCTGTATCATCGATGCATTTAGCTTTTGGCCAGCAGTCATCTGTACTTGTGTATGGTGATTTTGCCAATCAGGATGATGCATTGATCCGTATGCACAGCATTTGTCATACAGGTGATATTTTCGGTTCACAGCGTTGTGACTGTGGCTATCAACTACATGAATCCATGAAGATGATTGTTGAACACGGCTGTGGCGCTATCTTTTATTTGGCAGATCATGAAGGTCGCGGTATTGGTCTGTTTTCCAAATCACTTGCTTACTTATTGCAGGAAGAAGCGTTTGATACGGTGGAAGCGAATCATGCACTCGGTTTTGAAGATGATGTCCGCTCATATGATGATGCAATCCGAGTATTGCAAGTCCTGCGGGCAAAACCGGTAACGCTCATTACGAACAATCCGAAAAAACTTGCAGCATTGCAGGAAAACGGTTTACTTGCGGATGGCCATATTCCATTATGGGGCGGCCTGACGGAAACGAATGAACAGTACTTGAAAACTAAAGTAGAAAAGTCTGGACATATCGGAATTGTTGAAAAGTTAACTGTGTAAGGAGAATTTCTAATGAAAACTGATCAGGACTATATGCAGCTTGCGCTTGAATTGGCAGCAAGTGCCAGAGGGAATACAAATCCAAATCCGCTAGTTGGAGCCGTTATCGTAAAAGATGGTGTCATTGTCGGTACAGGACTTCATCGAAAAGCAGGGGAACCCCATGCAGAAGTACATGCGGTGAATATGGCAGGTGAACATACAAAAGATGCGACAATTTATGTCACACTGGAACCATGTTCACACTACGGCAAAACACCACCTTGTGCGAAGCTGTTGAAAGAAAGCGGGTTTAAGCGCGTCGTCGTTGCCACGGAAGATCCAAATCCTGAAGTAGCTGGGCGCGGTATTCGTCTTTTACGCGATGCGGGAATCGAAGTGGAAGTCGGTGTGCTTCAAGAGGAAGCACAAAAGCTGAATGAACGCTTTATTCATAATATGCTGACAGAGCGTCCGTTTGTAGTTGCGAAATTCGCCATGACACTTGACGGCAAAATTGCGACATATAATGGTCATTCACAATGGATTACAGGGGAAGAAGCGCGCGGGGATGTACATGAATTGCGTCATGAAGTGGACGGGATATTAGTAGGTGTACAAACGGTTTTAAATGATAATCCAAAGCTGACGACGCGACTAAAGGATGATCGACAAGGTCGTAACCCGATACGTGTCGTGTTGGATAGTACTTTGAAAACACCGGTTGATGCACATATTGCGGACACAACGGAAGCTCGTACAATCATTGTCACTTCACTCGATTCTGATGAAGAAAAGGCACAGCAATTGGAGCGTAATGGTGTTGAAATTATTCGAGTAGAAAAAGAAAAAACAGGCTTGCACATAAAGGATATGTTGAAAGCATTATTTAAAAAGGGTATTACGCATCTGCTTGTTGAAGGTGGGGGCAATGTGAACGCGTCATTTTTACGAGGCGGCTTCATTGACCAGTATATCGTGTATATCGCACCGAAAGTATTGGGTGGGAAAAACTCCATTACACCGTTTACAGGAACTGATGTAGAAACAATCGATGTGGCAAATCAGCTTGAATTTGGTGAAGTCACTCACGTCGGGGAAGATTTGCGTATTATTGCCTATCCAAAGAAGGCTGGTTTACATGATTAAAAAAGTGGATGTATGCATTGTTGGCGGTGGTCCAGGCGGTGCGCTTCTTGCCAATATATTAGCGAAAAATAATGTGTCTGTTCTTTTAATTGAACGGACAAATGGCTTTGCAAAGGCATTCCGCGGGGAACATTTAAATGAAGAAGGCGAGCGGATTTTAAAACAGTATGAGCTATTCGAACGAATTGAACAGCTCGGTTTGCTGCGTATGGAAACATTGGAATATTGGATGAGCGGTGAAAAGTTTAAAACAATTGAACCGGATCCGGCTGTAGGGCATTTAGGCATCCATGTTCCGCAAGCTCATTTGCTTCAAGCAATTATCGAGCAGGCACAAGGCTATCCAACGTTTAACTATTTATTGAATACAACGGTTAAAGAGCTTGTTCAAAACGAGCACGGACAATATACAGCAGTTCGCGCCAAACAAGGTGATATAGATATGACAATTGAGGCACAGCTTATCATCGGTGCGGATGGGCGCTATTCTACAGTTAGAAAATTGGCGAATTTGGATGTAACGATTCGCGATCATGGCTATGATCTGCTCTGGGCAAGAATACCGGCACCTGCAAATTGGACACCTTCCATTAAAATGGCCCTTGTTGATGGCATGCAAATTTCCTTGTTTACACAGGCAAAAGGATTTGTACAAATCGGCTGGAATATTAATAAAGGAAGCTATCCGGAATTACGTAAACAGCCTTTTATGCCGTTTATTGAAAAGCTCGTAAAAGCATTTCCACAATTGGCCCCTGTCGTACAGGAACATATTCAGTCATGGAAAGACTTTGTGCTACTTGTTGTATTCAGCAGTACAACGGAGCAATGGGGAAAAGAAGGTGTTGCATTGATCGGGGATGCTGTGCATACGATGACTCCGACCGGCGCGTACGGATTAAATAGTTCGTTAATGGATGCCCATATGCTGGCACAAATGCTACTGGAAAATGAGAAGTTTGATTTTATCAGCTGCGCAACAGCACGAAAACAACAGATTGAAAAAATCCAGGCAATACAAATAGAAAAAGAGCAAAAGTTTCATGAAGCTTTTCTCGTATTAAGTTAGGTGAGGGATATGAAATTCGGATTTGACATTGATGATACGTTAATCGATTTACGTCGACATGCGTTTCATTTATATAATAAAAAATTGAACAAAACGATTGGCGAAGATGTGTTTGATACAATTGCAACTGTCGAAATCCATGAACCATTTGGGCTAACAAATGAAGAAGGCAGCCAAATGTGGAAAGACTCAATGGAAGAAATCTATTTCACGGATTGTCCAAGCTTTGAAGGCGCAAAAGAGGTATTGAACGCTTTAGCAGAAGAAGGGCATGAAATTTACTATATTACATCCCGTCCGAAAGGGTATTGTGAACAGACCCGCGCATGGGTAAAAGCACAAGGGTTCCCGGTTGTTGATGAGCGTTTTTACTGCGGGATGGCAGACCATGAGAAAATCGATATTATCAAAAACCTGGAACTTGATGTATATGTAGATGATAAACCAGCTGTTTTAAACACATTGGCTGGTAGCACAACGAAAGTAATCGTGAAAAACCAGTCATACAATCAGACTGTGGAATATACGCGTCTTACAAGTTGGGATGAATTTAATAAACTGGTCGGTTACGCATCGGTGTAATCGATATGGGAAAGTCACGGAGCCATTCCGGGACTTTCTTTTTTATATAAAAGTTAAAATAGTTTGAATTTTTTCCTTTCAAGAGAAAGAATATGTGGTATTGTTAACAGTGTATAGACATACTGGTTGGAGGATTTTACTATGATAACACAACAACATTACGAAGCAAGCGTTCATTACAACGGGATTATATTACTGTCGGCCTACTTACAACGCCAATATGTATATCGTACAATTCAAGTACGTTTGAATGGGGCAAGTGAAGAACCATTAAATAAAGTGAAAAATATGCTTGAACATACAGAACTGATGCTTAATATTTTCGAGGAATCTAAAGAATTGATGGAAGGACAGCGCAACAAACTCAAATCTTTCGCAGATGAGGTTGCCCTCCTGATGCAAAACTATATTAAAGAAGAGCCGGATTTTAAAGAGCGTTTAGCAGTTGTCGGATCGACA harbors:
- a CDS encoding bifunctional metallophosphatase/5'-nucleotidase; the protein is MKKKRMYSATALAAFTAVAVGATGVMAEETIFTDVSASHPYAEGINSLTSAGIVKGFGDGTFKPDATVTRGQAAKMIAGALKLDTTNVKNPNLKDIKTSNQYYSQIAALVATGFVNGYEDGTFRTADKITHGQLAKILTNVSAVYPIDATALLTEAKVVFNPTKQLTRGELSSVLATMMAAAAPAPQPEPETNNYKLSIMHVNDTHSRVEALPKLMTAVNEQRAKTPDALLLHAGDVFSGTLYFNEFEGQADLPFLNALKFDAITLGNHEFDLGSSPEGHKALAEFIKAAQFPVLTANVDFTKDSLFTGMFSDLVSSEPENGKIYAGMIKEVNGEKVGIFGLTTAETKDIASPGSVAFENYIDEAKKAVKAFEDKGVDKIIALTHIGFDDNPAYDNDQILAKSVPGIDIIVGGHSHTELKEPFVVDTNTVGEKKDVTLIVQAKEYAGFLGTLNVEFDENGVVVKHDGQLVEIGKLADDAEGLKMLAPFKEKVDAVSKAEIGVKLTEDLVSPRKSDTSAVSVRNSETVLGNIITDGMLAKAKQYTDKKVVMALQNGGGIRAAIPAGNITTGQVITVLPFGNTLALMDVTGAELKAAFEHSVKSAPEENGGFLHISGAKLEYDSSKEAGSRVVSLKYYDEATKAYVDVADNETYTVATNAFTAKGGDGFSSFEKAYGQGRVTDLGLSDWENLKEQLLSMKEIKFTTEGRIVDTAAPQEK
- a CDS encoding preprotein translocase subunit Tim44 yields the protein MKKLSAILLAFTLVFSSVGTTILFANDAQSVEAKGYKSGKKGFNSNNNNSNIQKNNNDATNPTTTKQNNNTKKKNDSNTASSNKGGLMKGLMLGGLAGLLFGSMFAGMGMLGNILGLLINVAAIAAIVFFLVKIYQLIKRKKDKEVTDTWKN
- a CDS encoding diaminopimelate dehydrogenase; amino-acid sequence: MSKIRIGIVGYGNLGRGVEAAINQNADMELVAVFTRRDPATVSIQSSNVPVYLVEDAPNYKEQIDVMILCGGSAKDLPEQVPHFAQWFNTIDSYDTHAKIPEFFDAVEAVAQKSDTVSIISVGWDPGLFSLNRLLGETVLPEGNTYTFWGDGLSQGHSDAVRRIEGVKNAVQYTLPIKEAVNRVRNGENPELTTREKHARECFVVLEEGADAATIEKEIKEMPNYFADYDTTVNFITEAEFKENHQGMPHGGFVIRSGQSGESDKQIMEFSLTLESNPMFTSSVLVAYARAAYKLHAKGDKGAKTVFDIPYGLLSPKSPADLRKELL
- a CDS encoding sodium:pantothenate symporter encodes the protein MFNVQDKRFKIAHKEALIGVVLVIINFAIWFGFAYGLGSGDPLEYDYVFGFPAWFFYSCIAGTIFMIIAIWLAMKLFFKDISLEEEDDQK
- the panF gene encoding sodium/panthothenate symporter (mediates high affinitiy panthothenate transport which is stimulated by the presence of sodium ions; member of SSS family of sodium/solute symporters; the imported panthothenate is phosphorylated by panthothenate kinase) produces the protein MIHWSVIIPLLIFLIIIFGIGIWANRQVRTSNSFLQEYFLGGREMGGFILAMTMMATYGSASSFIGGPGVAYNTGLGWVLLAMAQLPAGYFVLMVLGKKFAIVARRIEAITLIDFLKKRYDSHTIVILSAISIIIFLFASMTAQWVGGARLIESLTGLSYTSALLIFAVAVLAYVIIGGFRAVALTDALQGSIMIVGTVILLIATVIAGGGVDTIMQGLVAENPNLVTPFGAEQNLTPLYVSTFWILIGLGVIGLPQIAVRAMSYKDSKSLHKAILIGTIGIGTIMFGMHLIGVFARPVMPGIEVGDKVMPLLTLEVLPPVLAGIVLAAPMAAIMSTVNALLILVSSTVVKDIYLNYINPKASDAQIKNRSFWVTSIIGGAVVIFAVKPPELLIMLNLFAFGGLESAFLWSVVFGLYWKKANKYGAISSMIVGLTLYIVIYRFAENIYGMHSVTIPIIASLITFVAVSMIAQKVKKIEDYHF
- a CDS encoding GTP cyclohydrolase, giving the protein MKKIMAILEDKIQLVRRDDLQNIAVVGPVKLPIKQENLEATFQWYSWTTVEKNQTKEQVVDSVSSMHLAFGQQSSVLVYGDFANQDDALIRMHSICHTGDIFGSQRCDCGYQLHESMKMIVEHGCGAIFYLADHEGRGIGLFSKSLAYLLQEEAFDTVEANHALGFEDDVRSYDDAIRVLQVLRAKPVTLITNNPKKLAALQENGLLADGHIPLWGGLTETNEQYLKTKVEKSGHIGIVEKLTV
- a CDS encoding bifunctional diaminohydroxyphosphoribosylaminopyrimidine deaminase/5-amino-6-(5-phosphoribosylamino)uracil reductase, giving the protein MKTDQDYMQLALELAASARGNTNPNPLVGAVIVKDGVIVGTGLHRKAGEPHAEVHAVNMAGEHTKDATIYVTLEPCSHYGKTPPCAKLLKESGFKRVVVATEDPNPEVAGRGIRLLRDAGIEVEVGVLQEEAQKLNERFIHNMLTERPFVVAKFAMTLDGKIATYNGHSQWITGEEARGDVHELRHEVDGILVGVQTVLNDNPKLTTRLKDDRQGRNPIRVVLDSTLKTPVDAHIADTTEARTIIVTSLDSDEEKAQQLERNGVEIIRVEKEKTGLHIKDMLKALFKKGITHLLVEGGGNVNASFLRGGFIDQYIVYIAPKVLGGKNSITPFTGTDVETIDVANQLEFGEVTHVGEDLRIIAYPKKAGLHD
- a CDS encoding FAD-binding protein, with translation MIKKVDVCIVGGGPGGALLANILAKNNVSVLLIERTNGFAKAFRGEHLNEEGERILKQYELFERIEQLGLLRMETLEYWMSGEKFKTIEPDPAVGHLGIHVPQAHLLQAIIEQAQGYPTFNYLLNTTVKELVQNEHGQYTAVRAKQGDIDMTIEAQLIIGADGRYSTVRKLANLDVTIRDHGYDLLWARIPAPANWTPSIKMALVDGMQISLFTQAKGFVQIGWNINKGSYPELRKQPFMPFIEKLVKAFPQLAPVVQEHIQSWKDFVLLVVFSSTTEQWGKEGVALIGDAVHTMTPTGAYGLNSSLMDAHMLAQMLLENEKFDFISCATARKQQIEKIQAIQIEKEQKFHEAFLVLS
- a CDS encoding transcriptional regulator gives rise to the protein MITQQHYEASVHYNGIILLSAYLQRQYVYRTIQVRLNGASEEPLNKVKNMLEHTELMLNIFEESKELMEGQRNKLKSFADEVALLMQNYIKEEPDFKERLAVVGSTLYSEQLMNNGIIKLGYIFKQNIGKDFPARVKFYEERTKVIDVMVQLVSEGKEIEKGMQDILNKWYDGIAIQKKGIMEDLSKINEMLDFKAE